The Pontibacter korlensis sequence TAATCCGGTAGTTCTGCGGATCGGGGAACGGCACATAGGTCTTTCCCTGCCGCGCAAAGTCGGCATAAAGATCGATGCAGTAGCCCACATCCACCACCGCCAGAAAGGGCGGCCAGCCTTCGGTAGTCGGCAGAGAGCGTGCATAACGCAGGGCCTGCTCTTTTGCCTTTTTCATTTCACGCTCCCAGGTGCGGGTGTCGCGGGTGGCAGTGCCGGTCTTTGTTTTTACACGCTCCGCGCCCAGCTTTTCCGCCTCGCTTATATCTGCCTTGTCGGAGCCCTGCTTGGCCTCCAGCACAAAGCAGTCCTTTTTGTAGAGGTCGATAAAGTTGGTGCTGGTCTTGCCCTCACCGTCGTCGAACACCACCGGCCGCTCAAAAGTATAAGTCGCCTCATGTACCTTATCGGTGGCCGGCATCGGCTTCTCCACGCCCAGCAGTTCGCACAGCTCCGTTAAAAACAGCTGATAGTTGGCTCTTTCCGAAGCGCCAGAGGCTTTCCAGCGGCTGATGAATTGTTCAACGGCAGCGGTAGAGATTTGGCTCATATTAAAAGGTAAGGTTTGTTTTCTGGGATGTCATTTTATAAGTGCAGTTTATAAAAAAAGAAGGAGAATATATAGTACTACTTCTATTATGACTGCAAACCAGTGGCTTCTTCAATATGCCCTATAACTCAGCCTCCATTCTAAAGCCAAGAACAAAACTCACTCACACTGCCTTGTCAAGTTTTTCTGTTATAAAACTTGACAATTACTGAGATTAAGATTTCACAACCTTAACTTATTTACCAGCAGAAGCCATCTGTTTGATTTATAAAGAGCACATTGGCGCTTATAGATGTAAACCACTATTTTTGAAGTTCACAAAACAGATAGTTGAATGCCCGAGAGTCAAAATATCGAGTGGAAGGTTAGTTGGCGCGACGAGTACCTGAAGTGGATCTGCGGCTTTGCCAACGCCAAGGGCGGCAGGATCTACATTGGCAAGGACGATGACGGCCATGTCACCGGCCTCTCTGACTATAAAAAGCTGATGGAGGACATTCCTAATAAGGTGTTGAATCATCTTGGCATCCTCTGTGACGTGAACCTTCATGAAGAGAGTGGCAGGCACTTTATCGAAATTGTGGTGCATCCCTATGATGTGCCGATCTCTTACCACGGGAAGTACCATTTCAGGAGCGGCAGCACGAAGCAGGAGTTAAACGGAGCCGCTCTAAACGAGTTCCTGCTCCGCAAGGCGGGCAAAACCTGGGACGACGTAGTAGAACCCAGCGCTACGTTGCAGGACATAGGCGAAACCGGCATCGAGGCTTTCAAGAGGGGAGCCAGCAACAGCAGGCGTCTACCTTCCGCGGCGGATGACAGCACGCAGGAGCTCCTGAGAAACCTGAGGCTGCTGAAGGGAGATGACCTGAAGCGAGCGGCTCTGCTGCTATTCGGGAAAGATGTGCGGGCATTCTTCCCCACGGCTTATGTGAAGATTGGCCGGTTCGGAAGTTCTGACGCTGACTTGCTCTTCCAAGACTTAGTGGAGGGAAATGCCTTTCAGCTGGCTGACCTTACCTTGGAACTGCTACAGAAGAAGTACCTCACGGCCCCTGTTTCCTACCAGGGGCTTCACCGCATAGAGGGTTCTGAGTATCCGTTTGAGGCACTCCGCGAGATCCTGCTCAACGCCATTGTGCACCGCACGTACATGACAGCTCCCATCCAGGTGAGTGTCTATAGCGACCGGCTCACCGTCTGGAACGAGGGAACACTGCCGGATAACCTGTCGATAGAAGACCTGAAGCGGAAGCACCCGTCTCTTCCCAAGAACCCCGTGCTGGCGGATGTCTGCTTCAAGGGTGGCCTGATCGAAGCTTGGGGTAGGGGCACTGTGAAAGTCATGGAGGAGTGCCGACGCCACGGACTTCCTGAGCCCCGCATAGAGACCATCGCCGGCGGTATTTCTGTCACGCTTTTCAAGGACATCTACACAGAGGAGCTTCTGAAGGAATTCCATTTGAATGAAAGGCAGGAGGATGCTTTACTGCACTGGAAGGGTGAGGGAAGGATTCGGAGCAGCAGGTACAAGGAGAGATTCGCCGTGACGGACAGAACCGCTCTAAGGGACCTGACCGAATTGGTGGAAAAGGGGCTGCTTACTAAAGAAGGGGAAAAGAAGGCCACTCTCTATGTTTACAGAAGCTAGTATGTCGGATAAAAGTCCTTAATGTCGGTTAAATGTCGGATAAAAATGCATCAAGCATCTAGTGCCTGCTCCTGCAAAATATCCTTAAATATGAGTGTGTTTACTATTTGATGATAAACAGTGAATCTGCTGTTAGCGTAATTAAGCCTCTCGCTAAAGTGAGACTTATCTTGAGGAAGTTCTAGCCTTCCTCCGTAGTAAACAAACACATCTTCTGCATTGCTTTCTTCCAGGTAACTTACAATTGTTTCTGTGTCTAAGTTTTTCCTAATGTTACAGAATATAAGCAGATCAGACGGAGGAAAAGGTATATAGATGTCAACGGTGGTGCACTCTATATTTTTAAAGCCCATTCGTTTAAGCAAGGTTTTCATGAGATTCGTTTCATCATCAGATCCACTAACGACCCTCACGAGCTTCTCTTTCTTTACTTTGCTTTCTACCCTATGACTGTTCACCAACTCCATCATTGATTGAGTGTTTTCAAACAGGTACGTCTGAAGTTTTTCCTTTAGAGTGTTTTCGGCGAGCTTTTTCATACCCCAAAAGAACTGGTAAATTAAGCCTCCTATTCCAAGAGCTAACAGGAGACCACCAACTACGGCTACTGTGTTTAGGAGCGTAAGCTTATCGTCTATCTCATTCTTTTTTTCCGTCAGCTGTATATCGATCTCTTGTTGGTTCTCCTGTAGCTTCAGGTGTACTTCTTTCTCCAGGTTGTCTACTTTCTTTTGAATTATTTCTTGGTTGTAAGTTTCTAACTGTTGAACTCGGTTTTCAATGGAAGTATTAGGTTCTTTAGCATGGACAGAGAAACACATCATGACTAGAACAACAAAAAGAACTAAATTTTTCATTTTATTTTAACTTTTGATAGCCGAAAGTATCAGTTATAAGGTGAAAATTTATACAATTTATTTTTAGAGAAAACATAGAAGCTAAGCTGCATCTCTCCTTTGTACCCTGACGCGATTAGTAAAAGGGGATTAGCTACCGCCACACTTCCAGCCTCCGCTACCTTTTTCAAAGAAGCAAAGTCTTGAGGTGAGTACTGACCACTGCCTTTAGGGTGAGAGTGCCACTCACCCAAATATTCAACCCCTGAATCATGCTCTTTCCCGTATTTATTCAGCTTCTTATTAAGCTCATCTGTATCAGGGACAAAAGATGTGGGTGAGCTTTTAAATTTGGAAGGTAATATTACATCAAAAACTAATGCCTCCGAAAAATCATCTGAGTAGGAGCCCATCAAAAGACCTCCATATTCATTTGGAAAGAAGGAATCAGAATTAGCTAGAACTGTTTCTACAGTGGCTGAAGATACCTTAAGTTTAAGCCCAAGTTCTGGTTGCTGATATTTTATGAAAGACAACTTGCTGATAGATGAATTGGTTTCGGCAGAAAGAATAAATGTTTCAGGTTTCTGTCCGTTCAAAGTTGACGTGTTGATATTATTTAGTGCTTTATTAAGCAGCGCGTTAATTTCAGGATAGCTAGCCTCGAATGTAAAGTGCCAGCATCCAGTGCCAGGCTTAAATGTTGGATAATGATCCGCTTTAAGCCAATCTAGAAGTCTAGACTTCATCTCAATAAGCCGAGGGCTGTCCCATGAAGATAAGCACAGCAGGTGTCTTGCTTTATTTGTAATGGAAAGACTAACGATGGGAGAAATTACATTTCCGTAGGACAGCATTTGTAGCACCTGATTATCGGCAGAGCAATCGAATATCAGGTCAAACTGGTTTAATACAGATGCTGTGTTCTCGTAATATCTGCCTTTGGGACTCGTCGGCTGTATCGCTGCGATTGTCTCTATATCGACGAAGGGAGAAATATCCAGTAAGCTTAGACGCAAATTCAGCACCTTAGCTATATTCGTGTGCTTAAAGGTTAATTTACTCCTGCAAACATTACCAGGCTCAACTGTATCACTGTCAGATAAAGTCAGTTTTGTTAGACCTCCTCGCACAAGCAGTTCTGACAACGAACTGCCTATAGCTCCCGCACCTATTATTAGAATGTTCTTGGACACCAAAGCCTTACTGAGCATTCCACGGCCAAAGAATCTTTGGTAACTACTGTTCGTTGTCCCATCCCAGAGCAGGGGCTCAGTGAGGTTCTTGATATACTTGGGGCGCCGCTTTAACTCTCTCCTCCTAAAGTCTTTGACTGGAACCAACAGGAGATCCCAATGGACTTCTTGCTTATTGTCTAAGGTTGGGATTGCATAGCCCAAAGCCAAAAGAAAATACTCTCGTAACCCATCAGGACCAAGCATATACCTGGCACTCTTTTTACAGAAGTCTAAGAAGAAGTCAGAGAATGACGATGGAAGTAAGTCTCGGAGCTGTTCCCAAGAATCCATCTTCAACCGGTGCCTTACGACCGGCTCCTTTGCCACAAATACCCAAACACCCTGATAGAGATCACCGCCCTTGTAAGCTTTAGACCAAGAGGATTCCTTTCCTCCTAACTGTTGAGCCAGCAGAGTATAAGTTTCCGCTTTTCCGTTAGATGTTAGCCTTTGGTTAAGAACCGTATAGGTCATGGTCCCATACAGGTTCTCTCTAAATCTGTCTGGTGTTAAATCATTTGCTGTCTCGGAGAAAAGCAGGTGAGCCTTGCCCTGTGTTTTGAAGGCAGGGTATTCATACTCTTGGCGGGTTTCATTGATATATAAATCCTCTATCCACTGGTATAGCTTTTCAACATCCAAAGAGAGCCTGGTATGTAGGTGGTCTACAAACGGAGTATTAAGGCAAGCATTTCCTCCAAGCGTTTCTGTGGCAGTAAGATTTTGATGGTTGTACCCTTTTATCGTTCTGCAGTAAAAGTGTGCTTCGCCAAAAGGGTAATCTTCGGGCAGAAGCACTTCAAAGTCTAACGGGCCTTTGGCCGTATCGATACAGATTCGGCCGTGGTAAAAAGGCTCTTCATCAAGAAGCCTAAAATTTTGTTCAAGTCGACATCTTTCCAACCCCGCAAAATAGCTGTTATAGAATTCAATGTCACTTTTATGCATAAGATGTAGGGGGTAACTTCGTAGTAGCTTCACTTTTTCTCTCGTACTGGGAGTTGCTACTGCTCTTTTTCTCTTCCTCTTTTGGGTATTTAGGGTTAGCCGGGAAGTAATATTCTATTTTCTTTTCATCCTTCTCGATCTTCTCCAGCATTTCCTCAATCTCTTCGTGCAGCTCATCTTTTCTCTCTGAAGTTAAGCTATCTGCCACATTATTGTTGCTGTTACCAGGATCCTTAAGCGAGATTGTTTTGATATTGTCCCTAATGAATTCTAAGGACATTTTTAGCCTGGCCCAGAGCCCTCTTGGCACATCTTCCGCCTGATCGAAAGCTTCCATGGTCAATAGCTCCACCAGGAAGGATTTTAGGTCATGGTCGTGGTTGAACTTCCACACCTTGATTAGTTTTATAGTCTCCCTTTCATTAGTCCTACCTCTGATTTTTTCCAGTTGCTTATGAATGT is a genomic window containing:
- a CDS encoding NARF domain-containing protein, coding for MKNLVLFVVLVMMCFSVHAKEPNTSIENRVQQLETYNQEIIQKKVDNLEKEVHLKLQENQQEIDIQLTEKKNEIDDKLTLLNTVAVVGGLLLALGIGGLIYQFFWGMKKLAENTLKEKLQTYLFENTQSMMELVNSHRVESKVKKEKLVRVVSGSDDETNLMKTLLKRMGFKNIECTTVDIYIPFPPSDLLIFCNIRKNLDTETIVSYLEESNAEDVFVYYGGRLELPQDKSHFSERLNYANSRFTVYHQIVNTLIFKDILQEQALDA
- a CDS encoding ATP-binding protein, with translation MPESQNIEWKVSWRDEYLKWICGFANAKGGRIYIGKDDDGHVTGLSDYKKLMEDIPNKVLNHLGILCDVNLHEESGRHFIEIVVHPYDVPISYHGKYHFRSGSTKQELNGAALNEFLLRKAGKTWDDVVEPSATLQDIGETGIEAFKRGASNSRRLPSAADDSTQELLRNLRLLKGDDLKRAALLLFGKDVRAFFPTAYVKIGRFGSSDADLLFQDLVEGNAFQLADLTLELLQKKYLTAPVSYQGLHRIEGSEYPFEALREILLNAIVHRTYMTAPIQVSVYSDRLTVWNEGTLPDNLSIEDLKRKHPSLPKNPVLADVCFKGGLIEAWGRGTVKVMEECRRHGLPEPRIETIAGGISVTLFKDIYTEELLKEFHLNERQEDALLHWKGEGRIRSSRYKERFAVTDRTALRDLTELVEKGLLTKEGEKKATLYVYRS
- a CDS encoding ThiF family adenylyltransferase gives rise to the protein MHKSDIEFYNSYFAGLERCRLEQNFRLLDEEPFYHGRICIDTAKGPLDFEVLLPEDYPFGEAHFYCRTIKGYNHQNLTATETLGGNACLNTPFVDHLHTRLSLDVEKLYQWIEDLYINETRQEYEYPAFKTQGKAHLLFSETANDLTPDRFRENLYGTMTYTVLNQRLTSNGKAETYTLLAQQLGGKESSWSKAYKGGDLYQGVWVFVAKEPVVRHRLKMDSWEQLRDLLPSSFSDFFLDFCKKSARYMLGPDGLREYFLLALGYAIPTLDNKQEVHWDLLLVPVKDFRRRELKRRPKYIKNLTEPLLWDGTTNSSYQRFFGRGMLSKALVSKNILIIGAGAIGSSLSELLVRGGLTKLTLSDSDTVEPGNVCRSKLTFKHTNIAKVLNLRLSLLDISPFVDIETIAAIQPTSPKGRYYENTASVLNQFDLIFDCSADNQVLQMLSYGNVISPIVSLSITNKARHLLCLSSWDSPRLIEMKSRLLDWLKADHYPTFKPGTGCWHFTFEASYPEINALLNKALNNINTSTLNGQKPETFILSAETNSSISKLSFIKYQQPELGLKLKVSSATVETVLANSDSFFPNEYGGLLMGSYSDDFSEALVFDVILPSKFKSSPTSFVPDTDELNKKLNKYGKEHDSGVEYLGEWHSHPKGSGQYSPQDFASLKKVAEAGSVAVANPLLLIASGYKGEMQLSFYVFSKNKLYKFSPYN